A region from the Lonchura striata isolate bLonStr1 chromosome 16, bLonStr1.mat, whole genome shotgun sequence genome encodes:
- the METRN gene encoding meteorin gives MWALRALCLAGLGAAIGGGAADQCSWRGSGLSQEAGSVEQLSLHCAEGSLEWLYPTGALRLRLAPRLPPTSAALKGRSPPHVTACIKPSGTFRGAQLYLEREGVLELLLPEAPRPHARCFSWLPQEKVALFLQATPHPDISRRIAAFRYELRGDWLARPALPTASLGAEGACRPCNDTEILMAICTSDFVIRGSIRSVSNDAELQESIIGVSATRIHRQKFPLFQAGGRPVGSIRTPLRCGVKPGPGTFLFTGWLHFGEAWLSCAPRYRDFQRIYQGAQRTRQNPCEFPVD, from the exons ATgtgggcgctgcgggcgctgtgcctggccgggctgggggcggccatcggcggcggcgcggcggacCAGTGCAGCTGGAGGGGCAG CGGGCTGTCACAGGAGGCTGGCAGCGTggagcagctgtccctgcactgcGCCGAGGGCTCGCTGGAATGGCTGTACCCCACGGGGGCCCTCCGCCTCCGCCTGGCCCCCCGCCTGCCCCCCACCAGCGCCGCCCTCAAGGGCAGGAGCCCCCCGCACGTCACCGCCTGCATCAAACCCAGCGGGACATTCCGGGGGGCTCAGCTCTACCTGGAGAGGGAGggggtgctggagctgctgctgccggaGGCCCCCCGGCCCCACGCCCGCTGCTTCAGCTGGCTGCCCCAGGAGAAGGTGGCTCTGTTCCTGCAGGCCACGCCGCACCCCGACATCAGCCGCCGCATCGCCGCCTTCCGCTACGAGCTGCGGGGGGACTGGCTGgcccgcccggcgctgcccaCCGCCAGCCTCGGCGCCGAAG GCGCGTGCCGGCCGTGCAATGACACCGAGATCCTGATGGCCATTTGCACTAGTGACTTTG TCATCCGCGGCAGCATCCGGAGCGTCTCCAACGACgcagagctgcaggaatccATCATCGGGGTGAGCGCCACCCGCATCCACCGCCAGAAATTCCCGCTCTTCCaggcgggcgggcggccggtGGGCAGCATCCGCACCCCGCTGCGCTGCGGGGTGAAGCCGGGCCCCGGCACCTTCCTGTTCACGGGGTGGCTGCACTTCGGGGAGGCCTGGCTGAGCTGCGCGCCCCGCTACCGGGACTTCCAGCGCATCTACCAGGGGGCCCAGCGCACGCGCCAGAACCCCTGCGAGTTCCCCGTGGACTGA
- the ANTKMT gene encoding adenine nucleotide translocase lysine N-methyltransferase → MEPGWEPGWEPGWEPGWEPGEPGEPGWARPGGALGARGLLALAAASGAAVWATWAVLLMPGFRRVPLRLQVPFQPSSPRQVANSLALLRGRAGKTVDLGSGDGRLVLEAYKQGLRPALGYELNPWLLCLANYRAWKAGYHGKVSFLKKDLWKVNLSDCHNVIVFLAPSVKPPLATKLLAELPDDARVVAGRYPFPCWTPSSTLGQGLDQVWAYDIKEVRREVQGSAQQSQI, encoded by the exons AtggagccgggctgggagccgggctgggagccgggctgggagccgggctgggagcCGGGCGAGCCGGGCGAGCCGGGCtgggcccggcccgggggcgCGCTGGGCGCCCGGGGGCTGCTGGCGCTGGCCGCGGCTAGCGGGGCGGCCGTGTGGGccacctgggctgtgctgctgatgCCCGGCTTCCGCCGCGTCCCGCTGCGCCTGCAG GTGCCCTTCCAGCCCTCCAGCCCCCGGCAGGTGGCCaacagcctggccctgctgcggggccgcgccggcAAGACCGTGGATCTGGGCTCCGGAGACGGACGGCTC gtGCTCGAGGCTTAcaagcaggggctgaggccAGCCCTGGGCTATGAGCTcaacccctggctgctctgcctggccaACTACCGTGCCTGGAAGGCTGGGTACCACGGGAAGGTCTCCTTCCTGAAGAAGGATCTGTGGAAG GTGAATCTCTCAGACTGCCACAACGTGATCGTGTTCCTGGCCCCCAGCGTG AAACCTCCCTTGGCCACcaagctgctggcagagctgcccgACGACGCGCGGGTGGTGGCCGGGCGCTACCCCTTCCCCTGCTGGacccccagcagcaccctgggccagggcctgGACCAGGTCTGGGCCTATGACATCAAGGAGGTGCGGCGAGAGGTGCAGGGCAGCGCCCAGCAAAGCCAGatctga